The sequence below is a genomic window from Anaerocolumna chitinilytica.
GATTCAGTAAAACTAGCTCAAGTTATTGTTATATCAATAAATGCCCAGGGATTAAGGGATTTGATGGAGGAATTAAAAGAATATTCTCTTAAGAATAAGATCATAGTTTTATGCATGAAAGGTATTGAGATTGGAAGCGGAAAGCGGCTTTCAGAGATTGCAGAGGAAACCTTGGATGCCTCGAATCACGTGGCTGTATGGCTTGGTCCGGGTCATGTACAGGAATACTTAAATAATATCCCGAATTGTATGGTCATTGACAGTGAAAGCGATTCTGTAAAAGAAAAGCTTGTAAAAGAATTTTCAAGTGAGCTGATTCGATTTTATTATGGCTGTGACCTAACCGGGAATGAGGTTGGAGCAGCAGCTAAAAATGTAATAGGAATTGCTGCCGGAATGTTAGATGGGTTGAAGCTGACCACCTTAAAGGGTGCTTTAATGTCAAGAGGAACGAGAGAGATTGCCAGACTCATCAAAGCAATGGGGGGAAGTGAATTATCCGCATATGGGTTATGCCATTTGGGGGATTACCAGGCAACCGTATTCTCAGAATTTAGTCATAACCGCAAATATGGAGAATGTTTAGCCAGGGGTGAAAGATATATTGAGTTAGCAGAAGGTTATTATACGGTAAAAGCACTGATAGAACTTGGAGAACGTTATCAGGTTGAGCTGCCTATATGCAAAGCGGTATACGACATCCTTTATCAGAAGAAGGATATTCATACCATTCTGGAACAATTGTTTGAAAGAGATCTAAAAAATGAATTTTAAATAAAATATCCGCCTGACTGTTATTATATTCTGTCAGGCGGAATGATTAAAGATGACTAAAGTGGAGTAATGATTCTAGATATTAAAATTACTGATTTCTTTCTTAAGGGTCAAACCACTGGTGTCGGCAGAGGATATAAGATTTACAACGTCAAAGGATTTATTA
It includes:
- a CDS encoding NAD(P)H-dependent glycerol-3-phosphate dehydrogenase, with product MNITVIGCGRWGSFIAWYLDKIGQTVTLYGRSSSKHMQDFYNTRSNGLLTLKDSVCLISKLDSVKLAQVIVISINAQGLRDLMEELKEYSLKNKIIVLCMKGIEIGSGKRLSEIAEETLDASNHVAVWLGPGHVQEYLNNIPNCMVIDSESDSVKEKLVKEFSSELIRFYYGCDLTGNEVGAAAKNVIGIAAGMLDGLKLTTLKGALMSRGTREIARLIKAMGGSELSAYGLCHLGDYQATVFSEFSHNRKYGECLARGERYIELAEGYYTVKALIELGERYQVELPICKAVYDILYQKKDIHTILEQLFERDLKNEF